Proteins encoded in a region of the Verrucomicrobiota bacterium genome:
- a CDS encoding sulfatase-like hydrolase/transferase, whose protein sequence is MISIVAAVVFSIGPPAHAATSRPNIILILTDDLGAGDLGVFDHPYLKTPNLDRMAEEGTIFTDFYVASSVCSPSRAAFQTGQFPARQCIHSAFGRRLIEQGRMPVFLEPDLEQVSHALQQNGYATAHYGKWHLSSAPKNHNNEIPNPSFYGFDDFKTYHTYFSDVTREHHFIRGGDEHYRAKSSQKIIDETLAFLEANPDKPVYVNAWTLIPHATLNPTPEQLAVYEEIDPDPSDFPYHMREYLETIPPDELKERMQIYCAAVTGLDDAVGHLLDGIKEMGIEENTFIFFTSDNGPEDNFQGTTRAGVGSTGELRARKRSSYEGGVRTSAIAYWPGTIPAGVVNDTSIVAAVDWFPTVCAITGVPLNGADVDGENVSDILKGSSRQRTKPIFWEWQFDVRGPDSYAAPQLAMRDGDWKMLMNPDGSQVELYNIPQDPEELKNVANENRARVQSMEEQLLEWKASLPQTPEPSAYLHNFDAKPFRSEYR, encoded by the coding sequence TTGATCTCTATCGTCGCAGCAGTGGTTTTCTCAATAGGACCCCCTGCTCATGCGGCGACATCAAGACCCAATATTATACTGATTCTCACGGACGACCTTGGTGCGGGAGACTTGGGTGTATTTGATCACCCTTACCTCAAGACGCCAAATCTAGACAGGATGGCAGAAGAGGGAACGATCTTTACGGACTTCTACGTCGCTTCATCGGTTTGCTCTCCCTCGAGGGCAGCTTTTCAAACGGGTCAATTCCCTGCTCGTCAATGTATCCACTCAGCCTTCGGCCGCAGATTGATTGAACAGGGTAGAATGCCGGTCTTTCTCGAACCCGATTTAGAGCAAGTATCACACGCGCTCCAGCAAAATGGGTATGCAACCGCTCACTATGGCAAATGGCACTTGTCCAGTGCTCCCAAGAATCACAACAACGAGATTCCCAACCCATCGTTCTACGGTTTTGATGATTTTAAGACCTACCACACCTATTTCAGCGATGTCACGAGGGAGCACCATTTCATTCGAGGAGGGGATGAACACTACCGAGCGAAATCCTCCCAAAAGATTATCGACGAAACCCTTGCCTTCTTGGAAGCCAATCCCGACAAGCCCGTGTATGTAAACGCGTGGACGCTGATCCCCCACGCTACGTTAAACCCGACTCCGGAACAACTGGCGGTCTATGAGGAAATTGATCCCGACCCTTCCGATTTTCCGTATCACATGCGTGAATACCTTGAGACTATTCCTCCCGACGAGTTGAAAGAGCGGATGCAGATCTATTGCGCCGCCGTTACCGGTCTTGATGATGCCGTGGGTCATCTTCTGGATGGAATCAAGGAGATGGGTATTGAAGAAAACACCTTCATTTTCTTCACCAGCGATAATGGACCCGAAGACAATTTTCAGGGAACGACCCGGGCGGGTGTAGGCTCGACCGGAGAGTTAAGAGCTCGCAAACGCAGCAGCTACGAAGGAGGAGTTCGCACCTCTGCGATCGCCTATTGGCCGGGCACCATACCTGCGGGCGTGGTGAATGACACTTCGATCGTTGCTGCAGTCGATTGGTTTCCCACGGTATGTGCGATCACAGGAGTTCCGCTCAATGGAGCGGATGTCGACGGCGAGAATGTAAGTGATATTCTGAAAGGTTCCTCGCGCCAGCGGACGAAACCGATCTTTTGGGAGTGGCAGTTCGATGTCAGGGGACCCGACTCCTACGCCGCGCCCCAACTAGCAATGCGCGATGGCGACTGGAAAATGCTAATGAATCCTGACGGGTCGCAAGTGGAACTTTACAATATCCCTCAAGATCCAGAGGAACTCAAAAACGTCGCCAATGAGAACCGAGCACGGGTCCAATCGATGGAGGAACAACTCTTAGAGTGGAAAGCCTCTCTACCGCAAACGCCGGAACCGAGTGCCTATCTGCATAACTTCGATGCAAAACCGTTTCGATCAGAATACCGCTAG
- a CDS encoding sulfatase-like hydrolase/transferase, whose protein sequence is MTISIMRNLSFFTASLSVAALTVFAETSEELDTRPNIIFIMADDMGWGDFSVYGHPEIDTPNIDKLAEDGKLFTQFYVSSGVCSPSRVAFLTGHFPAKHGVHGHFGGADENEQRSMPNWLDPAVPTLATQLKDAGYATAHFGKWHLCLPSGEGAPEPTEYGFDKAYGYLASGPQLPIQFAGNPYFRAETTEVIIDETLKFLQDNKDKPCYVSAWTLIPHTTLNPTPEQMEPFMKFAPRIEGNPHLGAKVVYYSTINDFDVQIGRLMDGLEEMGIAENTIVILSSDNGPEDVMLAHNGAAHEGIGSSGPFRGRKRSLYEGGVRVPFIVKWPAQIEGGSVDNDTVMSAVDLLPTLAAVAGAKVPEGEFAPDGENMLDALLAKPLERQTPLMWEYHYELPYGHILHKSPMMAIRKGDWKLLKNPDGSRVELYNIPNDPTELNNVAEDHPQLVESLSKELMAWHESAPRPPIPEEAGTNDYPWPGQAN, encoded by the coding sequence ATGACTATATCAATTATGCGCAACCTTTCGTTTTTCACCGCCTCGCTTTCGGTAGCGGCATTGACCGTCTTCGCCGAAACCTCCGAAGAACTGGACACGAGGCCCAACATTATCTTCATCATGGCAGATGACATGGGCTGGGGTGACTTCAGTGTTTATGGACATCCAGAGATCGATACTCCGAACATTGATAAACTCGCCGAAGATGGGAAACTCTTCACCCAATTTTACGTGAGTTCCGGAGTGTGTTCTCCAAGCCGTGTCGCTTTCTTGACCGGGCATTTTCCAGCAAAACACGGAGTCCATGGCCACTTTGGTGGGGCAGACGAGAACGAGCAGCGAAGTATGCCAAATTGGTTGGATCCAGCAGTTCCAACCCTTGCGACTCAGCTGAAAGATGCTGGTTACGCGACCGCCCACTTCGGCAAATGGCACTTGTGTCTCCCTTCGGGCGAAGGTGCACCGGAGCCAACCGAGTATGGCTTCGACAAGGCTTACGGCTACCTCGCTTCCGGCCCTCAGCTTCCAATCCAGTTCGCAGGTAACCCCTATTTTCGCGCAGAGACCACAGAAGTGATCATCGACGAAACGCTGAAATTTCTCCAAGACAATAAAGACAAGCCGTGCTACGTGAGTGCTTGGACGCTAATACCCCACACGACTCTCAATCCCACTCCAGAGCAAATGGAACCCTTCATGAAGTTCGCCCCGCGAATTGAGGGGAACCCTCATCTAGGAGCCAAGGTGGTTTACTACAGCACAATCAATGATTTCGATGTGCAAATCGGTCGTCTCATGGACGGGCTTGAAGAAATGGGCATCGCAGAGAATACCATCGTGATATTGTCCAGTGACAACGGTCCGGAAGACGTCATGTTAGCCCACAACGGTGCTGCCCACGAAGGCATTGGATCATCGGGACCATTCCGCGGGAGAAAACGCAGCCTCTACGAAGGGGGTGTTCGGGTTCCTTTTATCGTGAAGTGGCCTGCTCAAATTGAAGGCGGCAGTGTCGATAATGACACCGTTATGAGTGCCGTTGACTTATTGCCGACTTTAGCCGCGGTTGCTGGGGCAAAAGTTCCCGAGGGCGAATTCGCCCCAGACGGAGAAAACATGTTAGATGCTCTTCTAGCCAAACCCCTGGAGCGGCAAACTCCTCTCATGTGGGAGTACCACTACGAACTACCCTACGGCCATATTCTGCACAAAAGCCCGATGATGGCGATTCGGAAGGGAGACTGGAAACTGTTGAAGAACCCAGACGGAAGCCGAGTCGAGCTATACAACATTCCCAACGATCCGACAGAACTAAACAATGTTGCAGAGGACCACCCTCAGTTGGTCGAATCCTTGTCGAAGGAACTAATGGCATGGCACGAAAGTGCGCCTCGCCCTCCGATTCCGGAAGAAGCCGGAACAAACGATTATCCATGGCCTGGACAGGCGAATTAG
- a CDS encoding sulfatase — translation MRNSVLLFTMLASYGVLFAADDRPNLIFIMTDDHGLGAVSAYGSEINETPNIDRIAEGGMRFNHCFVTASLCAPSRASMLTGTYPHINLQVDIGGNFFDGTQPTFVNLMDAEGYQTAVIGKWHLHSIPMGFDYYSVLEGQGDYFDPEFITKTSIGPVWEQTEGYSTDIITDKSLEWLEERNPEEPFLLLCHFKSPHYNWEPHPRYQDRYTEDLPYPDTFNNTYDGPEAYRFTADVEKAHEFFKIDRWVEEMPKGLTEAEQKKWNYQRFMKDYLRCIAAVDDNVGRILDYLEENDLVDNTIIVYTSDNGMLQGEHGQIDKQLMQEQSIHIPFLIRFPAEIPAQSESDNFLLNIDFAPTFLDYAGIEIPEVMQGVSARELLAGATPEDWRDSFYYRYYAHYDQERSVWGVRTADWKLINYYKQDSPTIQQLFDLNNDPQEINNLANNPEFSSIKASLDQQIDLLQAEYGLTDGLIEQIYAKPGELISMPRMRKEVRELRKEIDENTEAFAKMTE, via the coding sequence ATGAGAAACAGTGTCCTTCTCTTTACGATGCTCGCCAGCTACGGCGTTCTCTTTGCGGCCGATGATCGCCCAAACCTGATCTTCATAATGACGGACGACCATGGTCTTGGGGCAGTAAGTGCTTATGGAAGCGAAATCAATGAAACGCCCAACATTGACCGAATCGCCGAAGGTGGGATGCGATTCAATCATTGTTTCGTTACCGCATCCCTTTGTGCGCCCAGCCGTGCCAGCATGCTTACCGGAACGTATCCGCACATAAACCTCCAGGTCGATATTGGCGGTAACTTTTTTGACGGGACTCAGCCTACTTTTGTAAATCTCATGGACGCGGAAGGTTACCAAACAGCAGTCATTGGCAAATGGCATCTACATAGTATCCCCATGGGATTTGACTACTACAGCGTCCTCGAGGGACAGGGAGATTACTTTGATCCCGAGTTCATCACTAAAACGAGTATCGGACCTGTCTGGGAACAAACGGAAGGCTACTCGACCGACATCATCACCGATAAGAGCCTCGAATGGCTGGAGGAGAGAAATCCCGAAGAGCCTTTTCTCCTGCTTTGTCACTTTAAATCCCCGCACTACAACTGGGAACCCCATCCTAGATACCAGGATCGATACACCGAGGACCTACCCTACCCTGACACATTCAACAACACATACGACGGCCCCGAGGCCTACCGCTTCACTGCAGACGTGGAAAAAGCCCACGAGTTTTTCAAAATTGACCGCTGGGTCGAGGAAATGCCGAAAGGTCTGACCGAAGCAGAGCAAAAGAAGTGGAACTACCAAAGGTTCATGAAGGATTACCTTCGTTGCATTGCAGCCGTCGACGACAATGTGGGGCGAATTCTGGACTATCTGGAAGAGAACGACTTGGTCGATAACACGATCATCGTTTACACTTCCGACAATGGCATGCTCCAAGGGGAACATGGGCAAATTGATAAGCAGCTCATGCAGGAGCAGAGTATTCACATTCCATTTCTCATTCGCTTTCCGGCAGAGATTCCCGCCCAGAGCGAATCCGACAACTTTCTCCTCAATATCGACTTTGCACCGACCTTTCTCGACTACGCTGGGATAGAGATCCCTGAAGTCATGCAAGGAGTCAGTGCACGAGAGTTGCTGGCAGGAGCCACCCCGGAAGATTGGAGGGATAGTTTCTACTACCGCTACTATGCCCATTATGATCAAGAGCGTTCCGTCTGGGGGGTCCGAACAGCAGACTGGAAACTGATCAACTACTACAAACAGGATTCACCGACGATCCAGCAGCTTTTTGATTTAAACAACGATCCTCAAGAGATCAATAACCTGGCCAATAACCCTGAGTTCTCATCAATCAAAGCCTCTCTTGACCAGCAGATCGACCTACTTCAGGCAGAATACGGACTTACGGATGGACTAATCGAGCAAATCTACGCCAAACCAGGAGAGCTGATCTCAATGCCGAGAATGCGGAAAGAAGTGAGAGAACTGCGGAAGGAGATCGATGAAAATACTGAGGCCTTCGCGAAAATGACAGAATAG
- a CDS encoding Gfo/Idh/MocA family oxidoreductase, whose translation MNERYPTVAILGCGKAAEGKEGWAIGRVHGEAWVDRFPAVRLHAVDIIPENLAAFGDRFGISQECLHGSEDSLYESVTPDVISICTWPDLHAPMLCRGIAEGVRGVVCEKPMGLSPREVAEMIKRSEEAGVKVSVAHQRRHNPLVQEVKRLISEKRLGEIVTIECRVSDNWDMLSWTSYWFDLVNCFFDGPPLSLLAGMDHVGERRYRQAVESQSVVFAEYPGGHQGIFITGPDNPSSCPIFVRGDRGVAFVSESSPIRILTDEGLEEIPLDEKGSGAVGQYGQLFAELVQSLEGGPVSLCDVSNTADATLMCYAAHEAARTGRMVTWPIEFEYAPLEVLQNPPKSPYRHLRACLYADGHENEGRIVLQGAVDVLADLVHPEVKVIDARSNPLTRSDLEDIDVLCLFHYEKEAAPETREALRDWIEVGKPVLMLHSSIGAYPDWDDFQRWCGLVWEWGVSDHPYQSTNLQMTEAGHGLFSFEEAWVPEDEIYTRLKKVSDVEPLLTSLVDGESVTRSWINKDFPNIVGFDPGHTDAIWRLPLVEECLGGLIAYLDKRM comes from the coding sequence ATGAATGAGCGTTATCCAACTGTAGCGATCCTCGGTTGCGGAAAGGCAGCCGAGGGCAAGGAGGGCTGGGCTATCGGTCGGGTACACGGTGAAGCCTGGGTGGATCGGTTTCCAGCGGTGAGACTCCATGCTGTCGACATTATCCCTGAGAACCTTGCGGCCTTTGGAGACCGTTTTGGAATTTCCCAAGAGTGCCTGCATGGATCGGAAGATTCCCTTTACGAGTCTGTAACGCCGGACGTGATCAGTATCTGCACCTGGCCGGACCTTCACGCCCCAATGCTTTGCCGCGGTATCGCTGAAGGTGTCCGAGGCGTGGTCTGCGAGAAGCCGATGGGACTTTCGCCCCGAGAGGTCGCAGAAATGATCAAGCGGTCGGAGGAGGCTGGGGTGAAGGTTTCGGTAGCCCACCAGAGGCGGCACAATCCTTTGGTTCAGGAAGTGAAGAGGCTTATTTCCGAGAAGCGGCTGGGAGAGATAGTCACGATCGAATGCCGTGTTTCCGACAATTGGGATATGCTTTCCTGGACATCCTATTGGTTTGATTTGGTAAACTGCTTCTTCGACGGCCCACCGTTGAGTCTTCTGGCCGGAATGGATCATGTCGGCGAGCGACGCTACCGACAAGCCGTCGAGAGTCAGTCGGTTGTCTTCGCCGAGTATCCGGGTGGACACCAAGGCATTTTTATCACGGGCCCAGACAATCCTAGTAGCTGTCCTATATTCGTTCGAGGAGACCGAGGTGTGGCTTTCGTCAGCGAATCGAGTCCGATCCGGATTCTCACGGACGAGGGCTTGGAAGAAATCCCTTTGGACGAGAAGGGATCTGGGGCGGTCGGGCAGTATGGGCAGCTTTTTGCCGAACTGGTTCAGTCTTTAGAAGGCGGTCCGGTTTCCCTCTGCGATGTAAGCAACACGGCGGACGCTACGCTAATGTGCTACGCCGCCCATGAAGCGGCCCGCACGGGCCGGATGGTAACTTGGCCGATTGAATTTGAATATGCACCTCTCGAGGTTCTGCAAAATCCACCGAAATCGCCGTATCGGCACCTCAGGGCATGCCTCTATGCAGATGGCCACGAAAACGAAGGGCGCATCGTCCTCCAGGGAGCCGTCGATGTATTGGCGGATCTTGTCCATCCGGAAGTCAAGGTGATCGACGCAAGATCGAATCCCCTAACCCGATCCGACCTTGAAGATATCGATGTGCTCTGCCTCTTTCATTACGAGAAAGAAGCGGCACCTGAGACACGTGAGGCTCTTAGAGATTGGATCGAAGTAGGAAAGCCTGTGCTCATGCTTCATTCTTCAATCGGGGCCTATCCGGATTGGGATGATTTTCAGCGTTGGTGTGGCTTGGTCTGGGAGTGGGGCGTATCCGACCATCCGTATCAGTCTACGAACCTGCAAATGACCGAGGCTGGCCATGGACTCTTTTCATTCGAGGAGGCTTGGGTCCCAGAGGATGAGATCTATACACGTTTGAAAAAGGTTTCCGATGTTGAGCCTCTGCTGACTTCCCTAGTTGATGGGGAAAGTGTGACCAGATCATGGATCAACAAGGACTTTCCAAACATAGTTGGCTTTGACCCTGGTCACACGGACGCGATTTGGCGCCTGCCTTTGGTTGAGGAATGCTTAGGCGGATTAATCGCATACCTCGACAAGCGTATGTAA
- a CDS encoding carbohydrate-binding protein, with translation MNKALKMVCLLALLQGAYSHAAVTDLLSLDSNYPKYGDLYSDVKVGDTTIPTKWNLSNETISAVYAYLHEDSPYRYNSDYLNRLKLLLDARFDQYSSGSGLGDMSGSFQACYAYMLLKHHRPGDITASEIAEWEAAMVAFSDDQLADLPHLYDDYLISNQWLNGDIRMAMGVYFAGVAINNTTYQNKAADAIDLYLTKCISGDGAVHKSGFQNEAPGYRNWNVNWMIWWWKITGSPEAKAFLDKTIPWVPLSVEPSGFAMQTTANAVKHMYNKGFGQESALALGYIYGDGYNYSIGQVAENNFSSEMSVLLAAVYDSSVSALTPPSEFILYDRAVMGPRIRTADWACIGTARSPQTSAPEHPDRGFEGRQCGKNTFVGAAALGTWANGTSLKAALDGVAVEFKTKPGVTNDWARSNYDGGMYRFLAQDEENATITRDNFGSISTSYRLSERVTGGSTPTWGAGTDWLGEQVWLLTKERLVGIVQIRNEVADSVYGLDTRLVLVGGRYPVLGAYHDLVEVAPDEFEFGELKVRVPQTNFNGPRSVQRTTVYGSNTADDYTAILRLHDAADLNNDALINYPAGTRRWAVVECVRDGNSFSNSSINVLPANNSLLVLQVKENNRRVRVIQNVTGTTRTYTGNMNGISGGTATVHKSWDDTVDVITPAPGSPVAMSIDVPPYGHATVVSSTITTDHDGMTSYYEDVFTGGVIPQTPLGAAATNLPGLLEAEYYDIGGDGVAYYDTTAGNSGNYGSDDVDIQTTSDTGGGYNVGWIKSGEWQEHTVNLPDGTYDIVARVASGKATGAFSLKLGDGVAGNSPTTLGSFNVPHTGGWQTWTSLTLSNVTVSNGGYGKILRIDYTGSDFNLNWIEFIPK, from the coding sequence ATGAACAAGGCCCTGAAAATGGTCTGTCTCCTGGCCCTCCTTCAAGGAGCCTACTCCCATGCGGCTGTCACCGATCTGCTGTCGCTCGATTCCAACTACCCGAAGTATGGGGATCTGTACTCGGACGTAAAAGTCGGCGATACGACGATTCCGACTAAATGGAACCTCTCGAATGAAACCATCAGTGCGGTCTACGCCTACCTGCACGAAGATAGCCCGTATCGTTACAACTCTGACTATCTCAACCGACTCAAGCTTTTGCTCGACGCTCGCTTTGATCAATACTCGAGCGGAAGTGGCTTGGGCGACATGTCCGGGAGCTTCCAGGCGTGCTATGCATACATGCTCCTCAAACACCACCGCCCAGGGGATATCACGGCTTCTGAGATCGCTGAATGGGAAGCAGCGATGGTCGCCTTCTCTGACGATCAACTCGCAGACTTACCCCACCTCTACGATGACTACCTCATTTCAAATCAGTGGCTGAACGGAGACATTCGGATGGCGATGGGGGTCTATTTCGCTGGCGTGGCGATTAACAATACGACCTATCAAAACAAAGCGGCTGATGCGATTGACTTGTATTTGACAAAGTGCATCTCCGGTGATGGTGCCGTCCATAAATCCGGTTTTCAGAATGAAGCTCCGGGCTATCGAAACTGGAATGTCAACTGGATGATATGGTGGTGGAAGATCACAGGTTCGCCAGAAGCCAAGGCCTTTCTGGATAAGACCATTCCTTGGGTACCGTTGTCCGTGGAGCCAAGCGGATTCGCGATGCAGACGACAGCCAACGCGGTAAAGCACATGTATAACAAAGGATTTGGGCAGGAGAGCGCCCTCGCTCTCGGTTATATTTACGGAGATGGCTACAACTATTCCATTGGTCAGGTCGCTGAGAATAATTTCAGCTCTGAAATGAGCGTCTTGCTCGCTGCAGTTTATGATAGCTCCGTGTCTGCGCTCACACCGCCTTCCGAATTTATTCTCTATGATCGAGCTGTCATGGGACCACGGATTCGTACCGCTGATTGGGCCTGCATTGGGACGGCTCGGAGTCCGCAAACCTCCGCCCCCGAGCATCCTGATCGGGGATTTGAAGGGCGACAGTGCGGGAAAAATACCTTCGTCGGTGCTGCAGCGTTGGGCACCTGGGCGAATGGCACATCGCTCAAAGCCGCGTTAGATGGTGTCGCGGTAGAGTTCAAGACTAAACCTGGCGTAACAAACGATTGGGCACGCAGCAACTATGACGGAGGAATGTATCGCTTCCTCGCCCAAGACGAAGAAAATGCGACGATCACTCGCGACAACTTTGGTAGTATCAGCACCTCCTACCGGCTGTCGGAGCGGGTCACTGGTGGCTCTACACCAACTTGGGGGGCCGGAACGGATTGGCTCGGCGAGCAGGTCTGGCTTTTGACTAAAGAACGTCTGGTTGGAATCGTGCAGATCCGTAACGAGGTGGCTGATTCGGTGTATGGCCTCGACACTCGTCTTGTGCTGGTAGGCGGCCGGTATCCGGTTTTGGGTGCTTATCATGACCTTGTGGAGGTCGCTCCGGATGAGTTTGAATTCGGCGAGCTCAAGGTGCGGGTGCCGCAGACCAACTTCAACGGCCCGCGTAGTGTTCAGCGCACTACGGTCTACGGTTCAAACACTGCTGACGATTACACGGCAATCTTGCGGCTTCACGATGCAGCCGATCTGAATAATGATGCGCTCATCAATTATCCGGCGGGCACTCGCCGCTGGGCAGTTGTGGAATGTGTTCGCGACGGAAACAGTTTTTCGAATTCATCGATCAATGTTCTACCGGCGAACAACAGTCTACTCGTTTTGCAGGTGAAGGAAAACAACCGTCGCGTGCGCGTGATTCAAAACGTGACAGGCACGACGCGCACCTACACGGGAAACATGAACGGCATCAGTGGCGGCACAGCTACGGTGCACAAGAGCTGGGATGACACGGTTGACGTGATCACCCCTGCACCGGGTTCACCAGTAGCGATGTCGATTGATGTGCCCCCTTATGGTCATGCCACCGTGGTCAGCAGCACGATTACGACCGACCATGACGGGATGACGAGCTACTACGAGGACGTCTTCACCGGTGGTGTGATTCCACAAACCCCCCTTGGAGCAGCGGCCACGAATCTACCGGGTCTTCTTGAGGCAGAGTATTACGATATCGGTGGCGATGGTGTAGCCTATTACGACACGACGGCCGGTAACTCTGGAAACTATGGGAGCGACGATGTGGATATCCAGACGACCTCGGACACGGGCGGTGGCTACAATGTTGGCTGGATCAAGTCCGGTGAATGGCAGGAGCATACGGTGAACTTGCCAGACGGGACCTACGACATCGTCGCTCGAGTTGCCTCTGGGAAAGCAACTGGTGCCTTCAGTCTCAAACTCGGAGACGGCGTTGCGGGGAATAGCCCGACCACGCTCGGTTCATTCAACGTGCCTCACACCGGCGGCTGGCAGACCTGGACGAGCCTTACCCTGAGCAACGTGACCGTGAGCAACGGAGGTTATGGCAAGATCCTGCGCATCGACTACACGGGGAGTGACTTCAATCTGAACTGGATCGAGTTTATCCCCAAATGA